A portion of the Streptomyces sp. YPW6 genome contains these proteins:
- a CDS encoding cytochrome c oxidase assembly protein, with the protein MDHSGHGMNMDLPPFTLGRGLELSVEPFFLTGCALALALYGYGVVRLRRRGDDWPVSRIVFFTVGVLSIALMMCTKLNDYGMVMFSVHMVQHMVISMLSPILLLLGAPVTLALRALPPAGRGRTGPRELLLKLLHSRYMKIITHPVFTIPLFIASLYALYFTPVFDFLMGSKPGHIGMMVHFLAVGLVFFWPIMGVDPGPHRPGYVMRMLELFAGMPFHAFFGIALMMASTPMVKTYENPPASLGIDALSDQNWAGGIAWAFSEIPSVLVLIALVYQWYNSEQRAARRSDRAAERDGDKELAAYNAYLASLQARGQ; encoded by the coding sequence ATGGATCACAGCGGGCACGGCATGAACATGGATCTGCCGCCGTTCACGCTGGGACGGGGGCTGGAGCTCTCCGTCGAACCGTTCTTCCTGACCGGCTGCGCCCTGGCGCTGGCCCTGTACGGGTACGGCGTCGTGCGGCTGCGTCGGCGCGGGGACGACTGGCCGGTGAGCCGCATCGTCTTCTTCACGGTGGGCGTGCTGAGCATCGCGCTGATGATGTGCACCAAGCTCAACGACTACGGCATGGTCATGTTCAGCGTGCACATGGTGCAGCACATGGTGATCAGCATGCTCTCGCCGATCCTCCTGCTGCTGGGCGCCCCGGTGACGCTGGCGCTGCGCGCGCTGCCGCCGGCCGGCCGGGGGCGGACCGGGCCCCGCGAGCTGCTGCTGAAGCTGCTGCACAGCCGGTACATGAAGATCATCACGCATCCGGTGTTCACGATCCCGCTGTTCATCGCGAGCCTCTATGCGCTCTACTTCACGCCCGTCTTCGACTTCCTGATGGGCTCCAAGCCGGGCCACATCGGGATGATGGTGCACTTCCTCGCGGTCGGCCTGGTCTTCTTCTGGCCGATCATGGGGGTGGACCCGGGTCCGCACCGCCCCGGCTACGTGATGCGGATGCTGGAGCTGTTCGCGGGGATGCCGTTCCACGCCTTCTTCGGGATCGCGCTGATGATGGCCTCGACGCCGATGGTGAAGACGTACGAGAATCCGCCCGCCTCGCTGGGGATCGACGCCCTGAGCGACCAGAACTGGGCGGGCGGCATCGCCTGGGCGTTCAGCGAGATCCCCTCGGTGCTCGTGCTGATCGCGCTGGTCTACCAGTGGTACAACTCCGAGCAGCGTGCCGCCCGGCGCTCGGACCGGGCCGCCGAGCGGGACGGGGACAAGGAGCTCGCGGCGTACAACGCCTATCTCGCGTCTTTGCAGGCGCGCGGGCAGTAG
- a CDS encoding 6-phosphofructokinase, translating to MRIGVLTSGGDCPGLNAVIRSVVHRAVVDHGDEVIGFHDGWKGLLEADYRKLDLDAVGGILARGGTILGSSRVQPAHLRDGVERARGHVADLGLDAIIPIGGEGTLKAANLLSEAGLPIVGVPKTIDNDIASTDVTFGFDTAVGVATEALDRLKTTAESHQRVLIVEVMGRHTGWIALHSGMAAGAHAIVVPERPFDIDELTELVGKRFSAGKKFAIVVVAEGAKPREGSMQFEQGVKDIYGHERFAGVATQLSGELEQRLGKEARPVILGHVQRGGTPTAYDRVLATRFGWHAVEAAHRGEFGMLTALRGTDIVMVPLAEAVETLKTVPAERYAEAECVL from the coding sequence ATGCGCATTGGCGTACTCACCTCCGGCGGCGACTGCCCCGGCCTCAACGCCGTCATCCGTTCCGTCGTGCACCGCGCGGTGGTGGACCACGGCGACGAGGTCATCGGCTTCCACGACGGCTGGAAGGGCCTGCTGGAAGCGGACTACCGCAAGCTCGACCTCGACGCGGTGGGCGGCATCCTGGCCCGCGGCGGCACGATCCTCGGCTCCTCCCGCGTCCAGCCCGCGCACCTGCGCGACGGGGTGGAGCGGGCCCGCGGCCATGTCGCGGACCTGGGCCTGGACGCCATCATCCCGATCGGCGGCGAGGGCACGCTGAAGGCGGCCAACCTCCTCTCAGAGGCCGGGCTGCCCATCGTCGGCGTCCCCAAGACCATCGACAACGACATCGCCTCCACCGACGTCACCTTCGGCTTCGACACCGCCGTCGGTGTCGCGACCGAGGCGCTGGACCGGCTGAAGACCACCGCCGAGTCGCACCAGCGGGTGCTGATCGTCGAGGTCATGGGCCGTCACACCGGCTGGATCGCCCTGCACTCGGGCATGGCCGCCGGCGCCCACGCGATCGTGGTGCCCGAGCGCCCCTTCGACATCGACGAGCTGACCGAGCTGGTCGGCAAGCGGTTCTCGGCGGGCAAGAAGTTCGCCATCGTGGTGGTCGCCGAGGGCGCCAAGCCGCGTGAGGGCTCCATGCAGTTCGAGCAGGGCGTCAAGGACATCTACGGCCACGAGCGGTTCGCCGGGGTGGCCACACAGCTCTCCGGCGAGCTGGAGCAGCGGCTCGGCAAGGAGGCCCGCCCGGTCATCCTCGGCCACGTCCAGCGCGGCGGCACGCCGACCGCGTACGACCGCGTCCTGGCGACCCGGTTCGGCTGGCACGCGGTCGAGGCGGCGCACCGGGGCGAGTTCGGGATGCTGACCGCACTGCGCGGCACGGACATCGTGATGGTTCCGCTGGCGGAGGCCGTCGAGACGCTGAAGACGGTCCCGGCCGAGCGCTACGCCGAGGCGGAGTGCGTCCTGTAG
- a CDS encoding type 1 glutamine amidotransferase, giving the protein MNNGLRLVWVYPDLLSTYGDQGNALVVERRARQRGLDVQRVDVRSDQPVPTSGDIYLIGGGEDRPQRLAAERLRRDGGLARAASNGAIIFSVCAGYQILGHEFVNDLGEREQGLGLLDVVSTRGEGARCVGDVLGDIDPQLGLEPLTGFENHQGVTHLGPTARPFARVRFGRGNGTGDGTEGAYNDTVFGTYMHGPVMARNPQIADLLLKLALDVNALPPTDDSWYEALRNERIAAATQPA; this is encoded by the coding sequence ATGAACAACGGTCTGCGTCTGGTCTGGGTCTACCCCGACCTGCTCAGCACCTACGGCGACCAGGGCAACGCCCTGGTCGTGGAGCGACGGGCCCGGCAGCGCGGTCTGGACGTGCAGCGCGTCGACGTGCGCAGCGACCAGCCGGTACCGACGTCCGGTGACATCTATCTGATCGGCGGCGGTGAGGACCGGCCGCAGCGCCTCGCCGCGGAGCGGCTGCGCCGCGACGGCGGGCTGGCCCGGGCCGCCTCCAACGGCGCGATCATCTTCTCGGTCTGCGCCGGCTACCAGATCCTCGGCCACGAGTTCGTCAACGACCTCGGTGAGCGCGAGCAGGGCCTCGGCCTGCTCGACGTGGTCTCCACCCGCGGCGAGGGCGCGCGGTGCGTCGGCGACGTCCTGGGGGACATCGACCCGCAGCTCGGGCTGGAGCCCCTGACCGGGTTCGAGAACCACCAGGGCGTCACCCATCTCGGCCCGACGGCACGGCCGTTCGCCCGGGTCCGGTTCGGCCGGGGCAACGGCACCGGCGACGGCACGGAGGGCGCGTACAACGACACGGTCTTCGGGACGTATATGCACGGTCCGGTGATGGCACGCAACCCGCAGATCGCCGATCTGCTGCTGAAGCTGGCCCTCGACGTGAACGCGCTGCCGCCCACCGACGACAGCTGGTACGAAGCGCTGCGCAACGAGCGGATCGCGGCCGCGACACAGCCCGCCTGA
- a CDS encoding MurT ligase domain-containing protein, producing MAGNTEPLSPRAKLAVTAGKAAAAVSRAAGRGSGSVIGGRVALKLDPDLLGRLAQHLDVILVSATNGKTTTTRLIAEALRAAGPVVSNALGANMPAGITSALAGGSDAKFGVIEVDEKYLAGVARDTTPKAIALLNLSRDQLDRAAETRMMAEHWREGLSGSKAVIIANADDPLVVWAASSAANVVWVAAGQAWKDDAWSCPSCGGVMQRPGDDWFCGQCGFRRPAPSWALNGDYVLDPHGSAWPIHLQLPGRANKANAASSAAVAAVFGVPPQVALERMYQVQAVAGRYDVVTFQNRELRLLLAKNPAGWLETFSLIDPPPTPVILSVNARGADGTDTSWLWDVDYTQLAGHPIFVLGDRKLDLAVRLEVAGLDFRVCESLDEAVAQAPPGRIEVIANYTAFQDLRRRVGN from the coding sequence ATGGCAGGCAACACGGAGCCGTTGTCGCCGCGGGCCAAACTGGCCGTGACGGCGGGCAAGGCCGCGGCGGCGGTGTCACGCGCCGCGGGGCGGGGCAGCGGATCGGTGATCGGCGGCCGGGTGGCGCTCAAACTCGACCCCGACCTGCTGGGGCGGTTGGCGCAGCACCTGGACGTGATCCTCGTGTCGGCGACGAACGGCAAGACGACCACCACCCGGCTGATCGCCGAGGCGCTGCGGGCCGCCGGGCCCGTCGTGTCGAACGCGCTCGGCGCCAACATGCCCGCGGGCATCACCTCGGCGCTGGCCGGCGGATCGGACGCGAAGTTCGGCGTCATCGAGGTCGACGAGAAGTATCTGGCCGGCGTCGCCCGTGACACGACCCCCAAGGCGATCGCACTGCTCAACCTCTCCCGCGACCAGCTGGACCGCGCGGCGGAGACCCGCATGATGGCGGAGCACTGGCGCGAGGGCCTGTCCGGCTCGAAGGCCGTGATCATCGCCAACGCGGACGACCCGCTGGTCGTCTGGGCGGCCTCCTCCGCGGCCAACGTGGTGTGGGTGGCGGCCGGTCAGGCGTGGAAGGACGACGCCTGGTCCTGCCCGTCCTGCGGCGGCGTGATGCAGCGACCGGGCGACGACTGGTTCTGCGGGCAGTGCGGGTTCCGCCGCCCCGCCCCGAGCTGGGCGCTGAACGGCGACTACGTCCTGGACCCGCACGGTTCGGCGTGGCCGATCCACCTCCAGCTGCCCGGCCGCGCCAACAAGGCGAACGCGGCCAGCTCGGCCGCCGTGGCCGCCGTCTTCGGCGTGCCGCCGCAGGTCGCGCTGGAGCGGATGTACCAGGTGCAGGCGGTCGCCGGGCGCTACGACGTCGTCACCTTCCAGAACCGCGAGCTGCGGCTCCTGCTGGCGAAGAACCCGGCCGGCTGGCTGGAGACGTTCTCGCTGATCGACCCGCCGCCGACGCCGGTGATCCTCTCGGTGAACGCCCGGGGTGCGGACGGCACGGACACCTCCTGGCTCTGGGACGTGGACTACACCCAGCTGGCCGGACACCCGATCTTCGTGCTCGGCGACCGGAAGCTGGACCTCGCGGTCCGCCTCGAAGTGGCCGGTCTCGACTTCCGGGTCTGCGAGAGCCTCGACGAGGCCGTGGCACAGGCCCCGCCCGGCCGCATCGAGGTCATCGCCAACTACACCGCCTTCCAGGACCTGCGCCGCCGTGTCGGCAACTGA
- the def gene encoding peptide deformylase translates to MRNRPIPGSSGLVREMSLLGDPLLHRPCEDVTDFGPSLAKLVEDMFATMYAAQGVGLAANQIGVPLKVFVYDCPDDDDVRHLGHVVNPELVEADGLTVRGPEGCLSLPGLEAGTERFDHAVVEGLTMTGDPVRIAGTGWFARCLQHECDHLEGTVYPDRLTGLRRSRVLRAARRAPWARRG, encoded by the coding sequence ATGCGAAACCGCCCGATCCCCGGCAGTTCCGGACTCGTCCGTGAGATGAGTCTGCTCGGTGACCCGTTGCTCCACCGGCCCTGCGAGGACGTCACGGACTTCGGCCCGTCACTGGCGAAGCTGGTCGAGGACATGTTCGCCACGATGTACGCCGCACAGGGTGTCGGGCTCGCCGCCAACCAGATCGGCGTCCCGCTCAAGGTGTTCGTCTACGACTGCCCGGACGACGACGATGTCCGCCATCTGGGACACGTGGTCAATCCCGAACTGGTCGAGGCGGACGGACTCACCGTACGCGGGCCGGAGGGCTGTTTGTCACTTCCGGGTCTGGAAGCGGGCACGGAACGTTTCGACCACGCGGTCGTGGAGGGGCTGACGATGACCGGCGATCCGGTCCGGATCGCCGGCACGGGGTGGTTCGCCCGGTGCCTCCAGCACGAGTGCGATCACCTGGAGGGCACCGTCTACCCGGACCGGCTGACCGGGCTGCGGCGGTCCCGGGTGCTGCGCGCGGCGCGCCGGGCGCCCTGGGCGCGGCGGGGCTGA
- a CDS encoding TetR family transcriptional regulator has translation METARSSERQRTAAERRRRELLEAADRVVLRDGPHASMNAIAAEAGITKPILYRHFGDKGGLYRALAKRHTDALLSALRAALDAPAERRARVESTLDTYLAAIEARPQVYRFLMHPDDSAADAADAAPSADQGFDVGRHSAPLLRRLGEELGQVIVERVDLGPEAEQTARIWGHGIVGMMHAAGDWWLADRPCSRERLVRTLADLLWGRLAEAGDRDVKGGPGF, from the coding sequence ATGGAGACCGCACGAAGCTCCGAGCGACAGCGGACCGCGGCCGAGCGCCGCCGCCGTGAGTTGCTGGAGGCGGCGGACCGGGTGGTGCTCAGGGACGGACCGCATGCCTCGATGAACGCCATCGCCGCCGAGGCCGGGATCACCAAGCCGATCCTGTACCGCCACTTCGGGGACAAGGGCGGCCTCTACCGCGCGCTGGCCAAGCGCCACACCGACGCGCTGCTCAGCGCGTTGCGCGCCGCGCTGGACGCGCCCGCCGAGCGGCGTGCGCGGGTGGAGTCCACGCTCGACACCTATCTCGCCGCGATCGAGGCCCGCCCGCAGGTCTACCGCTTCCTGATGCACCCCGACGACTCGGCGGCCGACGCCGCCGACGCCGCTCCCTCCGCCGATCAGGGCTTCGACGTCGGCCGGCACTCCGCACCGCTGCTGCGCCGTCTCGGCGAGGAGCTGGGCCAGGTGATCGTCGAGCGGGTCGACCTGGGGCCGGAGGCCGAGCAGACGGCCCGGATCTGGGGCCACGGCATCGTCGGCATGATGCACGCGGCGGGTGACTGGTGGCTCGCCGACCGGCCCTGCTCCCGCGAGCGGCTGGTGCGCACCCTCGCCGACCTGCTGTGGGGGCGGCTGGCGGAGGCGGGCGACCGCGACGTCAAGGGCGGCCCGGGGTTCTGA